One genomic region from Streptomyces sp. NBC_01304 encodes:
- the proB gene encoding glutamate 5-kinase — translation MAEAHRVVVKVGSSSLTTASGGLDADRVDALVDVLAKARSGGEKEIVLVSSGAIAAGLAPLGLRRRPRDLARQQAAASVGQGLLVARYTSSFARFGVRVGQVLLTSDDMARRAHHRNASRTLDQLLAMGALPVVNENDTVATDEIRFGDNDRLAALVAHLVRADLLVLLSDVDGLYDGDPSKEGTSRIEEVRGPADIAHVQIGSSGKAGVGTGGMVTKVEAARIAAAAGIPVVLTSAVHAADALAGRGTGTHFHSTGRRSADRLLWLQHASTPQGALTLDEGAVRAVVERRTSLLPAGIKAVEGEFSAGDPVELRDTEGRAVARGLVNFDAKEIPQLIGRSTRELAKELGPAYEREVVHRDDLVVLHP, via the coding sequence ATCGCGGAAGCTCACAGGGTCGTGGTCAAGGTCGGGTCGTCCTCGCTGACCACCGCGTCGGGCGGCCTCGACGCCGACCGTGTCGACGCGCTCGTCGACGTACTGGCGAAGGCTCGCAGCGGCGGCGAGAAGGAGATCGTCCTCGTCTCGTCCGGCGCCATCGCCGCCGGCCTCGCCCCGCTCGGACTGCGCCGCCGCCCCCGCGACCTCGCCCGCCAGCAGGCCGCCGCCAGCGTCGGCCAGGGCCTGCTCGTGGCCCGCTACACCTCGTCCTTCGCGCGCTTCGGCGTACGCGTCGGGCAGGTGCTTCTGACCAGCGACGACATGGCCCGCCGCGCCCACCACCGCAATGCCTCGCGGACCCTCGACCAGCTGCTCGCGATGGGCGCGCTGCCCGTCGTCAACGAGAACGACACGGTCGCGACGGACGAGATCCGCTTCGGCGACAACGACCGGCTCGCCGCCCTCGTCGCGCATCTCGTACGCGCTGATCTGCTGGTTCTGCTGTCCGACGTGGACGGCCTGTACGACGGTGACCCGAGCAAGGAGGGCACCTCGCGCATCGAGGAGGTGCGCGGCCCCGCCGACATAGCGCACGTCCAGATCGGCTCCAGCGGCAAGGCGGGCGTCGGCACCGGCGGCATGGTCACCAAGGTCGAGGCCGCCCGGATCGCCGCCGCCGCGGGCATCCCCGTCGTGCTGACCTCGGCCGTGCACGCCGCGGACGCGCTGGCCGGGCGGGGGACCGGCACGCACTTCCACAGCACCGGACGGCGTTCGGCCGACCGACTGCTCTGGCTGCAGCACGCCTCCACGCCGCAGGGCGCCCTCACGCTCGACGAAGGGGCGGTCCGCGCGGTCGTCGAGCGGCGCACCTCGCTGCTGCCCGCCGGGATCAAGGCGGTCGAGGGCGAGTTCAGCGCCGGCGACCCGGTCGAACTGCGCGACACCGAGGGCCGCGCGGTGGCCCGTGGCCTCGTCAACTTCGACGCCAAGGAGATCCCGCAGCTGATCGGCCGGTCGACGCGCGAGCTGGCGAAGGAGCTCGGTCCCGCGTACGAGCGCGAGGTCGTGCACCGGGACGATCTGGTCGTCCTGCACCCGTGA